In Vibrio sp. JC009, a single window of DNA contains:
- a CDS encoding DNA-binding transcriptional regulator YciT has translation MNSRQNEILQMVNERKRVQVTDLVEAIGVSGVTIRQDLNFLEQQGYLKRVHGAAIALQSDDIDTRLEVRFDIKQTLASKAADLVAPNETVLIEGGSANALLARTLADRGDVTIITPSAYIAHLIRNSSANIILLGGVYQHQGESLVGPLTKLCIENIHFSTAFLGIDGYHQDTGFTSRDMMRAEIADAIIKKKRRNIVLTDSSKFGQIYPSSISTPDEISVLLTDDAAPEEDIKHLKAQGIEVILG, from the coding sequence GTGAACTCAAGACAGAATGAAATCCTTCAAATGGTAAACGAACGCAAACGCGTCCAGGTAACTGACCTGGTTGAAGCTATTGGAGTGTCGGGTGTTACCATAAGACAGGATCTTAACTTCCTTGAGCAGCAGGGCTATCTGAAACGTGTACACGGCGCAGCAATAGCGCTGCAGAGCGATGATATTGATACACGGCTAGAGGTGCGGTTCGATATAAAACAAACTCTGGCTTCCAAAGCGGCCGATCTGGTCGCCCCAAATGAAACCGTTTTGATTGAAGGTGGCAGTGCCAATGCCCTGCTGGCAAGAACTCTGGCAGATCGTGGTGATGTAACCATTATTACCCCTTCAGCTTATATTGCACACCTTATCCGTAACTCTTCTGCGAATATCATTCTGCTTGGTGGCGTTTACCAGCACCAGGGAGAAAGTCTGGTCGGCCCTTTGACTAAGCTCTGTATTGAAAACATCCATTTCAGCACCGCATTTCTGGGCATCGACGGATACCATCAGGACACAGGATTTACCAGCAGGGACATGATGCGGGCCGAAATCGCTGATGCCATCATCAAGAAGAAGCGCCGGAATATCGTTCTTACTGATTCCAGTAAGTTCGGTCAGATCTACCCATCCAGCATCAGCACTCCTGATGAAATATCAGTGTTGCTTACCGATGATGCTGCACCGGAAGAAGATATTAAGCATCTGAAGGCGCAGGGAATTGAAGTGATACTGGGCTAG
- the cyaB gene encoding class IV adenylate cyclase — protein MSSDHFQGKYEVELKYRLKSKSDFLHTLRQMPHKVMLEDNAEFDKYYDTPDRKLSAQNKSLCIRTMEPSGIKLWIVKGPEPDRCEATNIMDANSASGMLETLGYEVSLQARKVRSIYFIDEYHITVDSLDNIGDFAEFAIMTDEEERLSAYRKELEKLAFKFGLTDQELEPRSYKDMVTESAE, from the coding sequence ATGAGCAGTGACCATTTTCAGGGCAAGTACGAAGTAGAATTGAAATATAGATTGAAATCTAAATCGGACTTTCTACATACCCTGCGCCAGATGCCCCATAAAGTTATGCTCGAAGATAACGCAGAGTTCGACAAGTATTACGACACACCTGACAGGAAGTTGAGTGCTCAGAATAAGAGCCTTTGCATACGCACAATGGAACCGTCAGGCATCAAGCTCTGGATAGTAAAAGGGCCGGAGCCTGACAGATGCGAAGCAACAAACATTATGGATGCCAACAGTGCGTCAGGTATGCTTGAAACCTTGGGCTACGAAGTTTCATTGCAGGCCAGAAAAGTCAGAAGTATATACTTTATTGATGAATACCATATCACGGTCGACTCCTTAGATAATATCGGCGATTTTGCTGAGTTTGCGATTATGACTGATGAAGAAGAAAGGTTGTCCGCATACAGAAAAGAGTTAGAAAAGCTAGCATTTAAATTCGGCCTTACTGACCAGGAGCTTGAGCCAAGGTCATACAAGGATATGGTCACAGAGAGTGCTGAATAA
- a CDS encoding alpha-amylase family glycosyl hydrolase, protein MSSTTLSNLPVTTGCTLTEYEIFEQCTPGLVIEQDHWYAIVHMASHAIQVQLVGDFTGWDKIPIELTAIADKKFWYCKYLLSDTRIQPKDGDRYRFRVKYSENGDWFYYQDPAARRLEHTGLDGNSQVSHSGYQWKDQAWQRPGMEYYAIYQLHPLRFSARYPDLNPLQTVKAEIPDYISKTNATAIQLLPVNAFSGNVSWGYNGTFFYAIEESYGTPDDLKALVDTAHQHGMAVILDIVLNHIGNSDNVLWQIDHEEYVSGDTAWGPMLNFDSDITRHFLINSLLYLAKEYHIDGFRFDMTHILHQGNTWANHVRNPGKASGWNFIKELRHRVKQLDSNIVLIAEELPDNWYVTKENCNSNWGGDWHAPFDSQWCDSFHDNAKSVLSGGHLDQLKQVFRNFGDSWHDAVNYTESHDEVGNEDKRIAKVARNGMGWNMSQVAAPMTILSRGIPMIFMGQEGGEWTQFGQNGHPEDGGSWWDHRLSLTSYETMPYQQKILNWYRRIFEIRRNNMAAFSWSDIRICHIHNDNGIAAFTRDNGKYLIVLNFGPTTWWNYNVGVSGLYKELANTSWPAFNIWDFIEASRQGDRHYQINGVHIPAYGAVVLERY, encoded by the coding sequence ATGTCAAGTACGACTCTTTCCAACTTACCTGTAACCACCGGCTGTACTCTCACCGAGTACGAAATCTTCGAGCAGTGCACTCCAGGATTAGTGATTGAACAAGACCACTGGTACGCCATTGTGCATATGGCTTCTCATGCGATTCAGGTACAACTGGTCGGTGACTTTACCGGCTGGGACAAAATCCCCATCGAACTCACCGCGATTGCCGATAAAAAGTTCTGGTACTGCAAATATCTTCTCTCTGATACCAGAATCCAGCCTAAAGACGGTGACAGATACCGCTTCCGGGTAAAATACAGTGAAAACGGTGACTGGTTCTACTATCAGGATCCGGCCGCCCGCAGGCTTGAACATACAGGACTGGACGGAAACTCTCAGGTTTCCCACTCCGGCTATCAGTGGAAAGATCAGGCGTGGCAACGCCCCGGAATGGAATACTACGCCATTTATCAGCTTCATCCGTTGCGCTTTAGCGCCCGTTACCCTGATTTAAATCCGCTGCAAACCGTTAAAGCTGAGATCCCGGATTACATCAGCAAAACCAATGCAACCGCGATTCAACTGCTGCCGGTCAATGCCTTTTCAGGAAACGTCAGTTGGGGCTACAACGGCACCTTCTTCTACGCCATTGAAGAATCCTACGGCACACCGGATGATCTGAAAGCGCTGGTAGACACCGCCCACCAGCACGGAATGGCAGTGATTCTGGATATCGTTCTAAACCATATTGGCAACAGCGACAATGTGCTGTGGCAAATCGACCATGAAGAGTACGTTTCCGGCGATACCGCATGGGGACCAATGCTCAACTTCGACAGCGATATCACCCGCCACTTCCTGATCAACAGCCTGCTTTATCTGGCCAAAGAGTACCATATCGATGGTTTCAGATTTGATATGACCCATATTCTTCATCAGGGAAACACATGGGCAAATCACGTGAGAAACCCAGGCAAAGCCAGTGGCTGGAACTTCATTAAAGAACTGCGCCACCGGGTAAAACAGCTGGACAGCAATATCGTATTAATTGCAGAAGAGCTACCTGATAACTGGTATGTCACCAAAGAAAACTGCAACAGCAACTGGGGAGGCGACTGGCACGCTCCATTTGACTCCCAGTGGTGTGACAGCTTCCATGATAACGCTAAATCCGTTCTGTCAGGAGGACATCTTGACCAGCTAAAACAGGTGTTCAGAAACTTTGGTGACAGTTGGCACGACGCGGTGAACTACACCGAGTCCCACGATGAAGTGGGCAATGAAGACAAACGCATCGCCAAAGTGGCCCGCAACGGAATGGGCTGGAATATGTCACAGGTAGCCGCACCAATGACCATTTTGTCACGGGGCATACCGATGATATTTATGGGCCAGGAAGGTGGCGAATGGACTCAGTTTGGCCAGAATGGTCACCCTGAAGACGGTGGTAGTTGGTGGGATCACAGACTAAGCCTGACCAGTTACGAAACAATGCCTTACCAACAGAAAATCCTAAACTGGTACCGCAGGATCTTCGAAATTCGCAGAAACAATATGGCGGCATTTTCCTGGAGTGATATCCGGATCTGCCACATTCACAACGACAACGGGATCGCCGCATTTACCCGCGATAACGGAAAGTACCTGATTGTTCTGAACTTCGGCCCGACCACATGGTGGAACTACAACGTCGGCGTTTCCGGACTTTACAAAGAGCTCGCCAATACCAGCTGGCCAGCCTTTAACATCTGGGACTTTATAGAAGCATCAAGGCAGGGTGACCGTCATTATCAGATCAATGGTGTTCATATACCGGCTTATGGTGCGGTTGTGCTTGAACGGTATTAA
- a CDS encoding L-ribulose-5-phosphate 3-epimerase: MFKNLERHRMGLYEKALPNELSWEEKISKAKALGFDFLEISVDESDERRARLDWSDEEIYALRHLCESHGLPLQSMCLSAHRKFPFGSADPAIRDQAVIHMEKAIALAYKLGVRNIQLAGYDVYYEPANEETHKRFIEGMRFCAKLAERAGMMLSVEIMDTDYLNSLSKFEVLNREVNSPFFTAYPDVGNINGWNYDTCTELALSAPHITQIHLKDTYKVKEGYKGQFRDLVIGEGEVDFDAIFKTIKKTGLVVPMVIEMWAQDENWEQNIITAQNRLNRACLNAELPALFPALT, from the coding sequence ATGTTTAAGAACTTAGAACGTCATCGTATGGGGCTTTACGAGAAAGCCCTGCCCAACGAACTGTCGTGGGAAGAGAAGATCTCTAAAGCGAAGGCTCTGGGTTTTGATTTTCTTGAGATCTCCGTAGACGAATCAGACGAGCGCCGCGCTCGTCTGGACTGGAGCGACGAAGAAATCTACGCCCTGCGCCATCTGTGCGAAAGCCACGGACTGCCGCTGCAATCCATGTGCTTAAGCGCTCACCGCAAGTTCCCGTTTGGTTCCGCTGATCCGGCCATTCGCGATCAGGCAGTGATTCATATGGAAAAAGCGATTGCACTTGCTTACAAGCTTGGTGTGAGAAACATTCAGCTTGCCGGTTACGATGTATATTACGAGCCAGCAAACGAAGAGACGCACAAACGCTTTATTGAAGGTATGCGCTTTTGTGCAAAGCTTGCTGAACGTGCCGGTATGATGCTTTCTGTGGAGATCATGGATACCGACTACCTGAACTCACTGAGCAAGTTTGAAGTACTGAACCGTGAAGTGAATTCTCCGTTTTTCACTGCCTACCCTGACGTCGGTAATATCAACGGCTGGAACTACGACACCTGTACCGAGCTGGCACTGAGTGCGCCACATATCACTCAGATCCACCTGAAAGACACCTATAAGGTGAAAGAAGGATACAAAGGCCAGTTCCGCGATCTGGTTATCGGTGAAGGCGAAGTAGACTTTGATGCTATCTTCAAAACCATTAAGAAAACCGGCCTGGTTGTCCCTATGGTGATTGAGATGTGGGCTCAGGATGAAAACTGGGAACAAAATATCATCACAGCTCAGAACCGATTAAACAGAGCATGCCTGAATGCAGAGCTCCCTGCCCTGTTTCCGGCACTAACCTAA
- a CDS encoding 3-keto-L-gulonate-6-phosphate decarboxylase UlaD, which translates to MTKPMIQIALDQTDLKTAVEVAKNVEGFVDVIEVGTILAFAEGMESVRTLRKNHPDHVLVCDMKTTDGGAILSRQAFEAGADWITVSAAAHIATIEVCKKVADEFNGEIQIEIYGNWTMEDAQAWADLGIKQAIYHRSRDAELAGIGWTDADIEKMRALSEIGLELSITGGIVPEDLYLFEGIKAKTFIAGRALAGEKGAQTAAALREQIERYW; encoded by the coding sequence ATGACTAAACCAATGATCCAAATCGCACTGGACCAGACTGATCTTAAAACAGCGGTTGAAGTAGCGAAAAACGTAGAAGGCTTTGTAGATGTAATCGAAGTAGGCACTATTCTGGCTTTTGCTGAAGGTATGGAGTCAGTAAGAACACTGCGTAAAAACCACCCTGATCACGTACTTGTGTGTGATATGAAAACCACAGACGGCGGCGCAATCCTTTCCCGTCAGGCTTTTGAAGCCGGTGCTGACTGGATCACGGTTTCTGCAGCGGCACACATCGCCACTATCGAAGTTTGTAAGAAAGTGGCAGATGAGTTTAACGGTGAAATCCAGATCGAGATCTACGGTAACTGGACAATGGAAGATGCACAGGCGTGGGCTGACCTGGGTATCAAGCAGGCTATCTACCACCGCTCTCGTGATGCAGAGCTGGCAGGTATCGGCTGGACAGATGCGGACATCGAAAAGATGCGTGCACTGTCTGAAATAGGCCTTGAGCTGTCTATCACAGGCGGCATCGTTCCTGAAGATTTGTACCTGTTCGAAGGCATTAAAGCGAAAACCTTTATCGCAGGCCGCGCACTGGCTGGTGAAAAAGGCGCGCAGACAGCGGCAGCACTTCGCGAACAGATTGAGCGCTACTGGTAA
- a CDS encoding Cof-type HAD-IIB family hydrolase, translating to MYQVLALDLDGTVLNSEHGIHPEVKAAIREAKEVCHVVLVTGRHHTAAKPYYEELGLDTPAICCNGTYVYDYHNHKVLSENSIAKENARKFLELANEHQMKAVLYVTHSMLYSRSQPIDYMHALEKWACGFEGEKKPDIRKIDCFEKEINDAEYIWKFVIEGEPESIARIEELDFVKQNFSGERSWSNRVDFANKGNAKGTRLAEYLDQNGFKPEQVMAVGDNHNDISMIQLAGLGVAMQNADDKVKQAADIVCETDNNTGGLARLIRTNIRGLNND from the coding sequence TTTAGATGGAACAGTACTAAACAGCGAACACGGCATTCACCCGGAAGTGAAAGCCGCCATTCGTGAAGCTAAGGAAGTGTGCCATGTGGTTTTGGTGACAGGGCGTCATCATACGGCAGCCAAACCCTATTACGAAGAGCTTGGATTAGATACCCCTGCAATCTGCTGTAACGGTACATATGTTTATGACTATCACAATCACAAGGTACTTTCTGAAAATTCAATCGCCAAAGAAAACGCCCGTAAATTCCTTGAGTTAGCCAATGAGCATCAGATGAAAGCGGTGCTTTATGTCACTCACAGCATGCTCTATTCACGTAGTCAGCCAATTGACTATATGCATGCTCTGGAAAAGTGGGCCTGCGGCTTTGAAGGCGAAAAGAAACCGGATATCCGCAAAATTGACTGCTTTGAAAAGGAGATCAACGACGCGGAGTACATCTGGAAATTTGTTATCGAAGGCGAACCTGAAAGCATTGCCCGGATTGAAGAACTGGACTTTGTAAAACAGAACTTCTCCGGCGAGCGCTCCTGGTCTAACCGGGTGGACTTTGCCAACAAAGGCAACGCTAAAGGAACACGCCTTGCCGAGTACCTTGACCAGAACGGTTTTAAGCCTGAGCAGGTAATGGCTGTGGGCGACAACCATAACGATATTTCAATGATTCAGCTGGCCGGTCTTGGCGTTGCTATGCAAAACGCCGACGACAAAGTTAAGCAGGCCGCTGACATCGTATGTGAAACAGACAACAACACAGGCGGACTTGCCCGCCTGATCCGAACAAATATTAGAGGACTGAACAATGACTAA